A region of Elusimicrobiota bacterium DNA encodes the following proteins:
- a CDS encoding septum formation initiator family protein, which yields MTRRNLRRRAFWVLGGVLVLSVLVCGGAVRHYWLRREDLQRLEDRLAESRRRMRSLEARLARAENDEEFIELAARRELGLLRPGEIEFRFVDDASGAPPSKKL from the coding sequence ATGACTCGTAGGAACCTGCGCCGCCGGGCGTTCTGGGTCCTGGGAGGGGTTCTTGTTTTATCGGTGTTGGTGTGCGGCGGCGCGGTGCGGCATTATTGGCTCCGCCGAGAGGATCTGCAACGCCTCGAAGACCGTTTGGCCGAATCCCGCCGGCGGATGCGCTCGCTCGAGGCGCGGCTGGCGCGGGCGGAAAATGACGAGGAATTCATTGAACTCGCCGCGCGGCGGGAGTTGGGCTTGCTTCGGCCCGGCGAGATCGAGTTCCGTTTTGTGGACGACGCCTCCGGGGCGCCGCCATCGAAGAAACTGTAG
- a CDS encoding SpoIID/LytB domain-containing protein: MEIEKDRLRVINRVDEESYVRSTVGRELPADWPLEAVKAQAVLARTFLPANRGRHESDGADVCDLTHCQAFAGRVSRPEVDRAVLETAGLVLIQDGRPSDIFFHSDCGGHTAWAQDVWPAGRSGLSGSPDGPEDRPSCADSPHHRWRTEISGMELALLMGVDEVSGDVAVTSRDRSGRAAQLRWGSRNLTGESLYLAWGRKRGWHELQSTRFTVQRKGNYFVFEGSGLGHGVGLCQYGARDRAQEGQGFREILRHYFPPADVRRRLPSDRF, translated from the coding sequence GTGGAAATCGAAAAGGACCGGCTCCGAGTGATCAACCGGGTGGACGAGGAATCCTATGTCCGATCCACGGTGGGGCGCGAACTTCCCGCCGATTGGCCCCTGGAAGCGGTCAAGGCCCAGGCCGTGTTGGCCCGCACGTTTCTTCCGGCCAACCGCGGCCGCCATGAGTCTGACGGGGCGGACGTCTGCGACCTCACCCATTGCCAAGCCTTCGCGGGCCGGGTGTCTCGTCCCGAGGTGGATCGAGCGGTTCTGGAAACGGCGGGTTTGGTTCTGATCCAGGACGGCCGGCCTTCGGACATCTTTTTTCACTCGGACTGCGGCGGTCACACCGCGTGGGCCCAGGACGTTTGGCCCGCCGGCCGGTCCGGACTGTCGGGCTCGCCCGACGGTCCGGAGGATCGACCCTCTTGCGCCGATTCCCCCCACCACCGCTGGCGCACGGAGATCAGCGGCATGGAACTCGCCTTGCTTATGGGCGTCGACGAGGTTTCCGGGGATGTGGCCGTGACGTCGCGGGACCGCTCGGGGCGCGCGGCTCAGCTTCGTTGGGGGAGCCGCAATCTAACAGGCGAATCCCTCTATCTGGCCTGGGGCCGCAAAAGAGGATGGCACGAACTTCAAAGCACGCGATTCACCGTCCAACGCAAAGGAAATTATTTTGTTTTCGAAGGGTCCGGTCTCGGCCACGGGGTCGGCCTCTGCCAATACGGCGCGCGGGACCGCGCCCAGGAAGGTCAGGGGTTTCGCGAGATTCTCCGCCATTACTTTCCGCCTGCGGACGTCCGTAGACGGTTGCCCTCTGACCGTTTTTAA
- a CDS encoding phosphoglucomutase/phosphomannomutase family protein, whose protein sequence is MSIKFGTSGWRGILADEFTFPRLRVAVQAIADYLREEKLHNKPVIVGYDTRFLSEEFARTAAGVLAANGMETLLCVRDTPTPVIAFEVLHKKAAGGINITASHNPPTYSGLKFNSSWGGPALPATTQRIEAGCEPYLLGESTPKTGREAVGLKKRLIVPHDPMPAYVKHLETLVDKSLLKKGKIRVVVDSLWGAGRGYLDEFLRSAGVEVTALHTHRDVLFGGHSPSPDPEILKELKSVMLQKKAHLGLATDGDADRFGVMDVDGSLLSPNEFLPLLLDHIVKTRGWKGVVARSVMTSHFLDAVAKKYDLTVRETAVGFKYIGDVMVHENSVYPSRGGHFVLGGEESGGLSIRGHVPEKDGILACLLAAEIVAVTKRPLRKSIELLQKEVGSFYTARLNYHLTADKMNELREKLTHKPPTRLNEFPVRRIVETDGHKFILTDGSWIGVRLSGTEPVVRVYLESQDPAKMKALEKAGRVLAGLAAAHK, encoded by the coding sequence ATGAGCATTAAATTCGGCACGTCCGGTTGGCGGGGCATCCTCGCCGACGAATTCACGTTCCCTCGTCTGCGCGTCGCGGTTCAGGCCATCGCGGATTACCTGCGGGAAGAAAAACTTCACAACAAACCCGTGATCGTGGGCTACGACACGCGGTTCCTATCGGAAGAATTTGCCCGCACGGCCGCGGGGGTCTTGGCCGCCAACGGGATGGAAACACTCCTGTGCGTGCGGGACACCCCGACGCCCGTGATCGCCTTCGAGGTCTTGCACAAAAAGGCGGCCGGCGGCATCAACATCACCGCCAGTCACAACCCGCCCACCTACTCGGGCCTGAAATTCAACTCTTCTTGGGGCGGTCCCGCCCTGCCGGCCACCACCCAGCGGATCGAAGCGGGGTGCGAACCCTACCTGCTGGGGGAGTCTACCCCGAAGACCGGCCGGGAAGCCGTGGGCCTGAAAAAACGCCTCATCGTTCCGCACGATCCCATGCCCGCCTACGTGAAACACCTCGAAACGCTGGTGGACAAATCTCTCTTGAAAAAAGGGAAAATCCGCGTGGTGGTGGATTCCCTGTGGGGCGCCGGCCGCGGTTACCTGGACGAATTCCTTCGTAGCGCCGGGGTGGAAGTGACCGCGCTCCATACCCACCGGGACGTTTTGTTCGGCGGTCACAGCCCGTCGCCCGACCCTGAAATTTTAAAAGAACTTAAAAGCGTCATGCTCCAAAAAAAGGCGCACCTGGGCCTGGCCACCGACGGGGACGCCGACCGTTTCGGGGTCATGGACGTGGACGGGAGCTTGCTCAGTCCCAACGAATTCCTTCCTCTTCTGTTGGATCATATCGTCAAAACCCGGGGTTGGAAAGGTGTCGTGGCGCGGAGCGTGATGACGTCTCACTTCCTCGACGCGGTGGCCAAAAAATACGATCTCACGGTGCGGGAGACGGCCGTCGGCTTCAAATACATCGGGGACGTGATGGTTCACGAAAATTCGGTCTATCCTTCGCGCGGGGGGCATTTTGTTCTCGGCGGCGAGGAATCCGGCGGGCTTTCCATCCGGGGGCACGTGCCGGAAAAAGACGGGATCTTGGCTTGCCTTTTGGCGGCCGAAATCGTGGCGGTCACCAAGCGGCCGCTTCGGAAATCCATCGAACTTCTTCAAAAAGAGGTGGGCTCCTTTTATACCGCCCGCCTCAATTATCACCTCACGGCGGATAAAATGAATGAATTAAGGGAGAAGCTCACCCACAAACCGCCCACCCGGTTGAATGAATTCCCCGTGCGCCGAATCGTGGAAACCGACGGGCATAAATTTATTTTAACCGACGGCAGTTGGATCGGCGTTCGACTTTCGGGCACGGAGCCCGTGGTGCGGGTCTACCTGGAAAGCCAGGACCCCGCCAAAATGAAGGCGCTCGAAAAGGCCGGCCGAGTATTGGCCGGACTGGCGGCGGCCCACAAATAG
- the rfbA gene encoding glucose-1-phosphate thymidylyltransferase RfbA → MKGIILAGGSGTRLYPLTRGISKQLVPIYDKPMIYYPLSVLMLAGIRDILIITTPHEQEGFKRLLDDGSWIGLKISYAVQPSPGGLAQAFTIGRDFVGTDRVALVLGDNIFYGHGLVEDLHRAAGREKGATVFAYSVRKPEDYGVVAFDPDGRAVSIEEKPPKPKSNFAVTGLYFYDNRVLNVAAGLKPSARGELEITDVNRVYLEWGELNVERLGRGIAWLDTGTHESLLQASVFIETIQDRQGLRVSCPEEIAFSQGYINADQLRRLAEPMKKNDYGQYLLRLLDDPRANPR, encoded by the coding sequence ATGAAAGGAATCATCCTCGCCGGCGGTTCCGGCACGCGTCTTTACCCGCTCACGCGCGGCATCAGCAAACAGTTGGTGCCCATCTACGACAAGCCTATGATTTATTATCCCCTCTCGGTCTTGATGTTGGCCGGGATCCGGGATATTTTGATCATCACCACCCCCCATGAGCAGGAGGGGTTTAAACGGCTCCTGGACGATGGTTCCTGGATTGGGCTCAAGATTTCCTATGCCGTCCAACCCTCTCCCGGCGGCTTGGCCCAGGCGTTTACCATCGGCCGGGATTTTGTGGGAACGGATCGCGTGGCCTTGGTCTTGGGGGATAATATTTTCTACGGGCACGGCTTGGTGGAGGATTTGCACCGTGCGGCCGGCCGGGAAAAGGGCGCCACCGTGTTCGCCTACTCCGTGCGCAAACCCGAAGATTACGGGGTGGTGGCCTTCGACCCAGACGGCAGGGCCGTCTCCATTGAGGAGAAACCGCCAAAACCCAAATCAAATTTCGCCGTGACGGGCCTCTATTTTTACGACAATCGGGTGCTGAACGTGGCCGCCGGTTTAAAACCTTCCGCCCGGGGGGAACTGGAGATCACGGACGTCAACCGGGTGTATTTGGAGTGGGGGGAACTGAACGTGGAACGGCTGGGGCGGGGCATCGCCTGGCTGGACACGGGCACCCACGAGTCCCTCCTGCAGGCCTCGGTTTTCATCGAAACCATTCAGGACCGCCAGGGGTTGCGCGTGTCTTGCCCGGAGGAAATCGCTTTTTCCCAGGGATACATCAACGCCGACCAACTTCGGCGCTTGGCCGAACCCATGAAGAAGAACGATTACGGTCAATACCTGCTCCGCCTGCTCGACGATCCCCGCGCGAACCCCCGCTAA
- the cysD gene encoding sulfate adenylyltransferase subunit CysD, whose product MNHLEELEQQSVYILREAFRHFERLCMLWSIGKDSTVLLWLARKAFFGHVPFPLVHIDTSYKLPEMITYRDRLALEYKLTMIVGQNVEAIKAGRTFPATQHLPEGHPDKVSRQACCGLLKKDALANTLNGAWPRQRLNLATGRYELDPDRAPYHGVIVGARADEEGSRSKERYFSPRDKNSAWDVGEQPPEFWNQFKTDFAPGTHVRIHPLLDWTELNIWEYIQRENIPTVSLYYDQGAGTRYRSLGCGPCQAPIQSGAKNVDDIILELKSGTLKNIAERSGRLQDGKHGLEELRREGYM is encoded by the coding sequence ATGAACCATCTCGAAGAACTGGAACAACAGAGCGTCTACATTTTGCGGGAAGCTTTCCGGCATTTTGAGCGCCTTTGCATGCTGTGGTCCATCGGCAAGGACTCGACGGTCCTGCTCTGGCTGGCTCGGAAGGCTTTTTTCGGCCACGTGCCGTTCCCTTTGGTCCACATCGACACCAGCTACAAACTCCCCGAAATGATCACCTACCGCGACCGACTGGCGCTTGAATACAAACTCACCATGATCGTGGGCCAAAACGTCGAGGCCATTAAAGCCGGCCGGACGTTCCCGGCCACGCAACACCTTCCCGAGGGACACCCCGACAAAGTGTCGCGCCAAGCGTGTTGCGGCCTGTTGAAAAAAGACGCTCTCGCCAACACGCTGAACGGCGCTTGGCCGCGCCAACGCCTGAACCTCGCCACGGGCCGCTATGAACTGGATCCGGATCGGGCCCCCTACCACGGCGTGATTGTCGGCGCCCGGGCGGACGAGGAAGGGAGCCGGTCCAAAGAACGGTATTTCTCGCCGCGGGATAAAAACAGCGCCTGGGACGTGGGGGAACAACCGCCGGAATTCTGGAACCAGTTCAAAACCGATTTCGCTCCAGGAACCCATGTGCGCATCCACCCGCTCCTGGATTGGACCGAACTGAATATTTGGGAGTACATCCAACGGGAGAACATCCCCACCGTGTCCCTGTATTACGACCAGGGCGCGGGGACCCGGTACCGGAGTTTGGGGTGCGGACCTTGCCAAGCGCCCATCCAAAGCGGCGCCAAGAACGTGGACGACATTATTTTGGAACTCAAAAGCGGAACGCTTAAGAACATCGCCGAGCGGTCCGGCCGACTGCAAGACGGCAAGCACGGGCTGGAAGAACTTCGCCGCGAGGGGTACATGTGA
- the pbpC gene encoding penicillin-binding protein 1C produces MGRIPSRLRGLPRPLWWAGGIFAAWGVWRLGWALSLAVFPLPRGFLETDYSVLHLDRKGGLARIDLSPAEKYRVKLRLADFSPVLTRGFLLYEDRHFYHHPGVNPVALGRALSANLRHRRVLMGGSTISMQIAKLMEPKPRTLGAKVVEIFRALQLEQAYSKDELLEIYLNSVPLGGNIEGVGAASFLYFGKPPASLSAAESALLVGLPKSPALFRPDRRPGPARAQREKVLRRIGPGVGLSPSALLAAMEAPLPQKRFVNPHRFPHLLERSRRAAGGWVRRYHVDPALQDFCEDRLRQASRRLRRQGVFNGAVLVVDNRSRDVLAYVGSPDFDDTEHGGQVNGAAALRSPGSTLKPFLYARAMEEGLITPRRLVYDIERNYDGYEPANFERHAWGPLTAEDALAYSLNTPAVDLEWRLGRRGLAGFLGETRLFGNRLARNDPGLSVTLGAFPMSLEELTTLYAALADGGRLRPLRFLSGSPAGDGRSVLSQEAAALTIGMMARLFRPDLPQSWEFTANRGKFAYKTGTSFGLRDAWSVGFTPDYTVGVWFGNVNARGSSALVGSRAAAPLLTEIMNELTRYRDVWFTRPAGVRTRSVCSVSGEPVGPFCPASVPDVYIPGHSDESLCGLHVEAVVDKKGFETCRECRTGARSAYRRKVITLWPPEVAAFLRSQGKALAPLPPHNPACPVLEREGGLRIEIPRAGGSYQVTEALRRGRQKLPLRAASQRGDGPVYWYLDGALLGRAGPDETLFVDPWPGSHRVAVADSRGRLDQVEFVVRP; encoded by the coding sequence ATGGGTCGGATCCCGTCCCGGCTCCGGGGCCTCCCCCGGCCGCTTTGGTGGGCGGGCGGGATCTTTGCGGCGTGGGGAGTGTGGCGGCTGGGGTGGGCGCTGTCGTTGGCGGTTTTTCCCCTCCCGCGCGGTTTTCTGGAGACGGACTATTCGGTTCTCCATCTGGATCGGAAAGGCGGCCTCGCGCGGATCGACCTTTCCCCGGCGGAAAAATACCGGGTCAAACTCCGATTGGCTGATTTTTCTCCGGTTCTCACGCGGGGATTTCTGCTCTACGAGGACCGCCACTTCTACCATCATCCCGGGGTTAATCCCGTGGCGTTGGGCCGGGCTCTCTCCGCCAACCTCCGTCATCGTCGCGTCTTGATGGGCGGCTCCACCATTTCCATGCAGATCGCCAAACTGATGGAGCCCAAACCGCGCACCCTGGGCGCCAAGGTCGTCGAAATCTTCCGGGCCCTTCAGTTGGAGCAGGCCTATTCCAAAGACGAACTGTTGGAAATTTATTTGAACAGCGTTCCTCTGGGGGGCAACATCGAGGGGGTGGGCGCGGCGTCGTTTCTTTACTTCGGAAAACCCCCGGCCAGCCTGAGCGCCGCGGAAAGCGCCCTATTGGTGGGTCTCCCCAAATCCCCCGCTCTGTTCCGCCCGGACCGTCGCCCCGGCCCCGCCCGGGCCCAACGGGAAAAGGTTTTGCGCCGCATCGGCCCCGGCGTGGGCCTATCCCCCTCGGCCCTTCTCGCCGCCATGGAGGCGCCGCTCCCTCAAAAACGGTTCGTCAACCCCCACCGGTTTCCCCACCTCCTCGAACGATCCCGCCGCGCCGCCGGCGGGTGGGTGCGTCGTTACCATGTGGACCCCGCCCTTCAGGATTTCTGCGAGGACCGACTTCGCCAAGCTTCCCGCCGCCTCCGTCGACAGGGGGTGTTTAATGGGGCGGTTCTCGTTGTCGACAACCGGTCGCGGGACGTTTTGGCTTACGTGGGATCGCCGGACTTTGACGACACGGAACACGGAGGACAAGTGAACGGGGCCGCCGCCCTCCGGTCCCCTGGTTCCACCCTGAAACCCTTTTTATACGCCCGCGCCATGGAAGAGGGGCTGATCACGCCCCGTCGCCTGGTGTATGACATTGAACGTAACTATGACGGTTATGAGCCCGCCAATTTCGAGCGCCACGCCTGGGGCCCGCTGACGGCCGAAGACGCCTTGGCCTATTCCCTGAACACTCCCGCCGTGGACCTGGAATGGCGGCTGGGAAGGCGCGGTCTGGCGGGCTTCCTCGGCGAAACCCGCCTCTTTGGGAATCGACTGGCGCGGAACGATCCGGGCCTTTCGGTGACTCTGGGCGCGTTCCCCATGAGCCTGGAAGAGTTGACCACGCTTTATGCCGCCCTGGCGGACGGAGGGCGTCTACGACCCTTGCGGTTTCTTTCCGGCTCTCCTGCGGGTGATGGACGCTCCGTTCTTTCTCAGGAGGCCGCCGCCCTTACCATCGGCATGATGGCCAGACTGTTCCGCCCGGACCTGCCCCAATCGTGGGAATTTACGGCGAACCGCGGGAAGTTCGCCTACAAGACCGGGACCTCTTTCGGACTCCGGGACGCCTGGAGCGTGGGGTTCACGCCCGACTACACCGTGGGCGTTTGGTTCGGAAACGTGAACGCCCGGGGGTCCAGCGCTCTCGTGGGGTCCCGGGCGGCGGCGCCGCTTTTGACGGAAATCATGAACGAGCTCACGCGGTACCGGGATGTCTGGTTCACCCGGCCCGCCGGGGTCCGAACCCGGTCCGTGTGCTCTGTGAGCGGGGAGCCGGTGGGGCCCTTTTGTCCGGCTTCCGTGCCGGACGTTTATATCCCCGGGCATAGCGACGAGTCTCTCTGCGGTTTGCATGTGGAGGCGGTGGTGGACAAAAAGGGGTTTGAGACCTGCCGGGAATGCCGAACGGGTGCCCGCTCGGCCTATCGCCGGAAAGTCATCACGCTTTGGCCCCCGGAGGTGGCCGCCTTCCTCCGTTCCCAGGGCAAGGCCTTGGCTCCGCTTCCCCCCCACAACCCGGCTTGTCCCGTTTTGGAGCGGGAGGGCGGATTGCGCATCGAAATTCCCCGGGCCGGCGGAAGTTACCAGGTGACCGAAGCGCTCCGGCGGGGGCGTCAGAAACTTCCGCTCCGGGCCGCCAGCCAGCGAGGGGACGGGCCCGTCTATTGGTATTTGGACGGAGCGCTTTTAGGCCGCGCCGGGCCGGACGAGACTCTTTTTGTGGACCCCTGGCCCGGCTCCCATCGCGTCGCCGTGGCCGATTCCCGGGGACGCCTGGACCAAGTGGAGTTTGTGGTCCGCCCTTGA
- a CDS encoding DUF4301 family protein gives MGPAHRLIRFSPRDRRDLIARGLRPRDARRQARLLRRPPPFPPLLRPCSIGDGIERLSRAERDRLARLARSADHAGRFSRFIPASGAATRLFHPLLQLDRARKESRASAGEVLRQGGAPFSRDAFRFFSELDRFALRSDLAKILKKIHQKNLPRLLAKQDLDPLLDALLGPKGLDLARRPKGLIPFHRIGPRSRTAFEEQVVESSAFADKTRPVRVHFTVLPEHLAEYRRLGRQVSESLKRRSRGLAELKFSVQDASLDTLALDADGGWVRRSDGGLLFRPGGHGALLANLEGTGGDLVFIKNIDNVPTPSHQAEGNLWRAALAGRLIEAQETSGRWIQAVRARNSPHGIIRQAENFIRVTLGSGVPRGLTLAQRRARVVRLLTRPWRVCGMVPNRGEPGGGPFWVTGGEGPFVQIVEASQIPHSREALLGRATHFNPVDMVVGLRDFRGKPFRLSPYADPSAAMVSRKHFEGQDILTLEHPGLWNGGMAHWNTIFVEIPARVFHPVKTINDLLRPGHRANR, from the coding sequence TTGGGCCCGGCCCATCGTTTAATTCGTTTCAGCCCGCGCGACCGTCGGGATTTGATCGCCCGGGGCCTGCGCCCGCGCGACGCCCGCCGTCAAGCCCGCCTCCTCCGCCGGCCGCCGCCCTTCCCGCCCCTCCTGCGTCCCTGTTCCATCGGAGACGGGATCGAGCGTTTGTCTCGCGCGGAGCGAGACCGTTTGGCCCGCCTGGCGAGGTCCGCGGATCACGCCGGCCGCTTCTCACGCTTTATTCCCGCCTCCGGGGCCGCCACACGCCTCTTTCACCCTCTCCTTCAGTTGGATCGAGCCCGAAAAGAATCCCGCGCGAGCGCCGGGGAGGTTTTACGACAAGGGGGCGCCCCTTTTTCGAGGGACGCTTTCCGATTCTTTTCGGAGTTGGACCGTTTCGCTTTGCGGAGCGATCTCGCGAAAATACTGAAAAAAATCCACCAAAAAAATCTCCCACGGCTTTTAGCGAAGCAAGACCTGGACCCGCTTTTGGACGCTCTGCTCGGGCCTAAGGGTCTGGACCTGGCTCGGCGCCCAAAGGGGCTCATCCCGTTCCACCGGATCGGCCCCCGTTCGCGAACCGCTTTTGAGGAGCAGGTGGTTGAATCCTCGGCCTTCGCCGACAAAACCCGCCCCGTGCGCGTTCACTTCACGGTTCTTCCGGAGCATCTGGCGGAGTATCGACGCTTGGGTCGCCAGGTATCGGAATCACTCAAACGTCGCTCCAGGGGCCTGGCAGAGCTTAAATTCAGCGTTCAGGATGCCTCCTTGGACACCCTGGCTCTGGACGCGGACGGGGGCTGGGTCCGCCGCTCGGATGGGGGTCTGCTCTTTCGCCCGGGCGGTCACGGGGCGCTCTTGGCCAATCTCGAAGGGACGGGGGGGGACCTCGTTTTTATCAAGAACATCGACAACGTGCCGACCCCTTCCCACCAGGCGGAGGGGAACCTTTGGCGGGCCGCCTTGGCGGGACGATTGATCGAAGCCCAGGAAACGTCCGGCCGATGGATTCAGGCCGTTCGGGCACGAAACTCTCCGCATGGAATTATACGTCAAGCCGAGAATTTCATTCGGGTGACGTTGGGGAGCGGCGTTCCCCGGGGCCTGACGTTGGCTCAACGGCGCGCCCGCGTGGTCCGGCTCTTAACCCGTCCCTGGAGGGTGTGCGGCATGGTTCCCAACCGAGGGGAACCCGGCGGCGGCCCTTTCTGGGTCACCGGCGGGGAGGGGCCCTTCGTTCAAATCGTCGAGGCGTCCCAGATCCCCCATTCGCGAGAGGCCCTGCTGGGGCGCGCCACGCATTTTAACCCCGTGGACATGGTGGTGGGGCTTCGTGATTTCCGCGGAAAGCCCTTCCGTCTTTCGCCATACGCCGATCCGTCTGCCGCGATGGTTTCCCGCAAACATTTCGAGGGTCAGGATATCCTCACCCTCGAGCACCCCGGCTTATGGAACGGCGGCATGGCCCATTGGAACACGATTTTTGTGGAGATCCCGGCCCGGGTCTTCCATCCCGTCAAAACCATCAACGACCTTCTCCGGCCGGGACATCGGGCGAACAGATGA
- a CDS encoding adenylyl-sulfate kinase: MRFPVQAIYKFTSEGDDRRIVAGRLESGRVRVGDRVVFSPSNKSSLIKSIEAFNAPAQDEVGAGWSTGFTLTEEIYITRGELMSHESVPPLVSTRFRANMIWLGKKPFEKNRDYKLKIHTHAVPVRLREINKVVDASDAGRVMERNQVNRHDVADVVLETRQPIAFDDIALGEATARFVLVDGYDIAGGGIIVSAERDEQEEFRAEARLRDFHWIKGGVNLLERAARFGHRAALVMFVGKTGVGKHRYARALEKSLFRAGRAAYLMDGTNVLLGVDSDMIWAQSTQQELVRRFAEVAHLLLDAGLLVVSTTNAIGLADVAAVQALIPDFPVLAVEITPEGGGLSSADLRLHGRESEDEAVTQVTALLTQRQILQSPTVS; this comes from the coding sequence ATGAGGTTTCCGGTTCAAGCCATCTACAAGTTCACGAGCGAGGGCGACGACCGCCGGATCGTGGCCGGACGGCTGGAATCCGGCCGCGTCCGTGTGGGCGACCGAGTGGTTTTTTCACCCTCGAATAAGTCGAGCTTGATTAAAAGCATTGAAGCCTTCAACGCTCCGGCGCAGGACGAGGTGGGGGCCGGGTGGTCCACGGGGTTCACCCTGACCGAAGAAATCTACATCACCCGGGGCGAACTCATGAGCCACGAATCGGTTCCGCCCCTGGTCAGCACTCGGTTCCGGGCCAACATGATTTGGTTGGGGAAAAAACCTTTTGAAAAAAACCGGGACTATAAATTGAAAATTCATACCCACGCCGTTCCGGTTCGGCTCCGGGAAATCAACAAAGTCGTGGACGCGTCGGACGCCGGGCGGGTGATGGAACGAAACCAGGTAAACCGCCACGACGTGGCCGATGTGGTCCTGGAAACCCGCCAACCCATCGCCTTTGACGATATCGCGCTAGGGGAAGCCACGGCGCGGTTCGTCCTGGTGGACGGCTACGACATCGCGGGAGGAGGCATCATCGTTTCCGCTGAACGGGACGAGCAAGAGGAGTTCCGAGCTGAGGCCCGTTTGAGGGATTTCCATTGGATCAAAGGCGGGGTGAACCTTCTGGAGCGGGCGGCTCGGTTTGGGCACCGCGCCGCCCTGGTCATGTTCGTAGGAAAGACCGGCGTCGGAAAACACCGATACGCGCGGGCCCTGGAAAAATCCTTATTCCGGGCGGGCCGGGCGGCCTACCTGATGGACGGGACCAACGTCCTCCTGGGTGTGGACAGCGACATGATCTGGGCCCAATCCACCCAACAGGAACTGGTGCGCCGATTCGCCGAGGTGGCCCACCTCCTTCTGGACGCGGGACTCTTGGTGGTTTCCACCACCAACGCCATCGGCTTGGCCGACGTGGCCGCCGTGCAGGCGCTCATCCCCGATTTCCCCGTTTTGGCCGTTGAAATCACGCCTGAAGGAGGGGGCCTCTCCTCCGCTGACTTGCGGCTCCATGGAAGGGAATCAGAAGACGAGGCCGTCACTCAAGTCACCGCCCTTTTGACCCAGCGACAAATCCTTCAGTCTCCCACCGTTTCTTAA
- the eno gene encoding phosphopyruvate hydratase: MAKKKKAAVKKTKAGGRGKGPLSGARVASVHAREILDSRGNPTVEVDVVLADGSQGRAAVPSGASTGAHEALELRDGDKARYGGKGVRKAVDNVNVVLSRAVQGLDATDQRGLDRALLAADGTETKSKLGANAILGVSMAAARASAVSKKVPLHIHLRQTFGIRSKEFVLPVPLMNILNGGAHADNNVDLQEFMIVPVAGGSFHEALRAGAEVFHALKKVLKEKKYNTSVGDEGGFAPDLKSNEEAIQVILTAIQNAGYKAGKDVFLALDCAANEYHSNGQYCLEGEVGFRNRTADEMISVYEDWVNKYPIVSIEDGLAEDDWSGWKRMTDRLGKRIQIVGDDLFVTNPKRLEEGIRRQVGNAILVKVNQIGSLSETVEAVQMAQKAGYGAIISHRSGETEDSFIADLAVALNAGQIKTGSASRSERIAKYNQLLRLEESLGRDASFSGASAFQRP; the protein is encoded by the coding sequence ATGGCCAAGAAAAAGAAAGCGGCGGTGAAGAAAACGAAGGCGGGCGGGCGCGGGAAAGGACCCCTCAGCGGGGCCCGCGTGGCGTCGGTTCACGCCCGGGAGATTTTGGATTCCCGCGGCAATCCCACGGTGGAAGTGGACGTGGTTTTGGCCGACGGGTCCCAGGGCCGCGCCGCGGTTCCCTCCGGGGCGTCGACCGGGGCCCACGAGGCTTTGGAACTGCGGGACGGCGATAAAGCCCGTTACGGGGGCAAAGGCGTTCGGAAAGCGGTGGACAACGTGAACGTGGTCCTTTCCCGAGCCGTCCAAGGATTGGACGCCACGGACCAACGCGGCCTAGATCGTGCGCTGTTGGCGGCGGACGGAACCGAAACCAAATCCAAACTGGGGGCGAACGCGATCCTGGGCGTGTCCATGGCGGCGGCCCGCGCGTCCGCGGTCTCCAAGAAGGTTCCGCTCCACATCCATCTCCGACAAACGTTCGGCATTAGGAGCAAGGAATTCGTTTTGCCGGTCCCGCTCATGAATATTTTGAACGGGGGCGCCCACGCCGACAACAACGTCGATTTGCAGGAGTTCATGATCGTTCCGGTGGCGGGAGGGTCTTTCCACGAAGCTCTGCGAGCCGGAGCGGAAGTTTTCCACGCTTTAAAAAAAGTGTTGAAGGAAAAAAAATACAACACCAGCGTGGGGGACGAGGGCGGTTTCGCTCCTGACTTAAAATCCAACGAAGAGGCGATCCAGGTCATCTTGACGGCCATTCAAAATGCGGGCTACAAGGCCGGTAAAGACGTTTTTCTGGCCCTGGACTGCGCCGCCAACGAATATCATTCCAACGGCCAGTATTGCCTGGAAGGCGAGGTCGGCTTTCGGAACCGCACGGCCGATGAGATGATCAGCGTTTACGAGGATTGGGTGAACAAATACCCCATCGTTTCCATCGAGGACGGATTGGCCGAGGACGACTGGTCCGGCTGGAAACGCATGACGGACCGCTTGGGGAAGAGAATCCAAATCGTGGGCGACGACCTTTTTGTCACCAACCCGAAACGTTTGGAAGAAGGGATTCGCCGCCAGGTGGGGAACGCCATCTTGGTGAAGGTGAACCAGATCGGATCCCTGTCGGAGACGGTGGAGGCCGTTCAGATGGCTCAGAAAGCGGGTTACGGGGCCATCATTTCCCACCGTTCCGGTGAAACCGAGGATTCCTTCATCGCGGACCTCGCCGTGGCGTTGAACGCGGGCCAAATCAAGACGGGTTCCGCCTCCCGTTCCGAGCGGATCGCTAAATACAACCAGCTTCTCCGGCTGGAAGAATCCCTTGGCCGGGACGCGAGCTTTTCTGGGGCCTCCGCGTTTCAGCGCCCTTAA